TAACACCAGCCTTATCTAAAGCCCTCTTAATCAGGTATGGCGCCTTCACGGCATGGTGATCCGCAGCCTCCCTAGGGTGAATACCTAAACCCTGGGGTGGAGTGTAGGTTTCATTCTCATTAGCCAATACACCATTCTCGCTAACAATCCCCACCCCTATAGTGTGGGCTGTTGACTCAATACCAAGAATTATCATTAGGTCTTAGGCGTCTTAGTTGTATTTAAAACTTATTAGGCATGCGTCTACTGCCTTTTTATTAGTAAGGGGTGTTTTCCCTAGGGATGAGGATGCTGCTGGCGCTTCTTGAATTCACCTACCTCTACTTACCCTCTGCCTTGGGGCTTGGCTTTCAAATATGGTGTAGCCGCATTTACCACAGTGCCACCTGGGTACTGGTTCCTTATGGTAAGCCATTACTGAACCACACCTGGGGCATAGCCTCTTATTAAACCTGAACACGCCCTTCTCCATATCTATAGTGTACCACGTGTGTGCCCTTGCCTTAACAGCCTTACTCATATTTAACATGCGGCTGGTTCCCTTTTTAAAAATAGCTGCTTAATCAATTCACTTACCGTCTTAATGAGCATTACCTAAAGCCGCAGCCTCCATCATGTTCATTAAACCTAACCCTTAAAGTAACGGGTAAGGAACAACCTTTATTAGGCTTAACTAAGGCAGTGTCCACGTGAAGAACCCCATTGAGGTTAGGAAGATTCAAGTTGCCGGTAAGTCCTCCTTAGCCGTAACTATACCTAAGAGGTGGGCTGAGGTGCTTGGGATTAACGC
The window above is part of the Caldivirga sp. genome. Proteins encoded here:
- a CDS encoding 30S ribosomal protein S27ae — its product is MLNMSKAVKARAHTWYTIDMEKGVFRFNKRLCPRCGSVMAYHKEPVPRWHCGKCGYTIFESQAPRQRVSRGR